The nucleotide window ACACCCCGGGGCACTCCCAACCTGGTCAGGGGGTGTCACACGGGGCCAGGGCCAGCCCCTCGCCCCCCAgcgcccccccagccccacagggcaTCCCCGGGCACTCACAGGTGTCGCTGGTGTCGGTATCTCCGCTGTGCCCCCCAGCGCAGGGACCCCCCCCGTGTGACTCCTCCTTCATGTGGGTGAACTTGGAGTTGGGGTCTGTGTGGGAGGGAGGGTCTTCAGTCTGAGCCTCTGAACCCCGACCGGGCCCTCAGACCCCCAGCCAACCCCGCAAACCCCGGCTCGGCCTCCGGACCCCCCAGCTGAGCCCCTGAACCGCCCCCCTCAGCTGTGTCCCCTGCCCGTGGCACTCCTAGCCCTggtcacccccagccccatgacaccccctgccccgggcacccccagccccgtggcaccccctgccctgagcagccccatGGCACCCCCAGCCCGTGGCACCCCCATCCCCGGTGCACCCCCATCCCCACGCCCCCGTCCCCTCACCCAGGCTGGCCACCAGGTCGTAGTTGTCGCCCATGACCTCCCGGTGCAGCGCCCGCTGCCAGGGCGCCAGCTGCGCCCACTCCTCGGGGGAGAAGGACACGGCCACCTCCTCGAATGTCACCTCGgggggcagcccctggcagggacagcgGGGGGCTCACGCTGGGCACGCCCGAGCCCCGCCGCTCCTCACCGGAGGCGTCGGGACGGCCCCGCCAACCCCCCGTTCCCCTCCGCGGgacccccggagccccccgccccggggcagggcacggcgccgctgcccgcccggccccgggcacggcccgggcTCACCCGCTGCATGCCGGCGGGGCCGATGGCGGCGGCGGAAGGGGCCGGGCTGGGATCCGGTCCCTTCCCCGTGCCCGGTGAGCCCGGGATCCCGCCCCTCTCCCGTGCCCGGTGAGCCCGGGATCCGGTCCCTTCCCCGTGCCCGGTGAGCCCGGGATCCGGCCCCTTCCCCGTGCCCGGTGAGCCCGGGATCCCGCCCCTTCCCCGAGCCCTGTGGGTGCCGCGATCCGGCCCCTTCCCCGTGCCCGGTGAGCCCGGGATCCGGCCCTTCCCCGTGCCCGGTGAGCCCGGGATCCGGCCCCTTCCCCGTGCCCGGTGAGCCCGGGATCCCGCCCCTCTCCCTTGCCCGGTGAGCCCGGGATCCGGCCCCTTCCCCGTACCCGGTGAGCCCGGGATCCCGCCCCTTCCCCGAGCCCTGTGGGTGCCGCGATCCGGCCCCTTCCCCGTGCCCGGTGAGCCCGGGATCCGGCCCTTCCCCGTGCCCGGTGAGCCCGGGATCCGGCCCCTTCCCCGTGCCCGGTGAGCCCGGGATCCCGCCCCTTCCCCGTGCCCGGTGGGTGCCGGGATCCGGCCCCTTCCCCGCGCCCGGTGAGCCCGGGATCCCGCCCCTTCCCCGTGCCCGGTGAGCCCGGGATCCGGCCAGTTCCCCATGCCCGGTGAGCCCGGGATCCGGCCCCATTCCCGTGCCCGGTGAGCCCGGGATCCGGTCAGTTCCCCGTGCCCGGTGAGCCCGGGATCCGGCCCCTTCCCCGTGCCCGGTGAGCCCGGGATCCGGCCCCTTCCCCGTGCCCGGTGAGCGCCGGGATCCGGTCAGTTCCCCGTGCCCGGTGGGTGCCGGGATCCGGCCCCTTCCCCGTGCCCGGTGGGCGCGGGATCCCGCCCCTTCCCCGTGCCCGGTGAGCCCGGGATCCGGCCCCTCTCCCGTGCCCGGTGAGCCCGGGATCCGGTCCCTTCCCCGTGCCCGGTGAGCCCGGGATCCGGCCCCTCTCCCGTGCCCGGTGCCGCCCGTGTGCCCAACCCCCCCAGAACCCAcccggtgtccccagcccgggcagggggagcacGGCCACACGCCTGGCCGGTGGCACCGGGTGTCTGTGTCCCAGTCGGTGCCCGCAGTGTGAGACCCCCCCCAGTCTGTCCCCAGGGAGCACCGGGGCGTCGGTGCCACCCCCGTGGACGTGACAGTGCCCCCGGGGCTGGCCCGGTGGCCACCCTAATGCTGAGCTCTCACCTGGTGTGCGGGTGAGGGTGGCGGTCACAGAGCACACTGCCCTGGCACTGTCCTGGTGCCCCCTGGCCATGGACGAGGGCGCAGAGCCTTTCCCGGGGCTCAGGCCAGGactggggctgcagagagacccccgtgtccccccagtcCCAGACAGAGCCTGGAGCCCCAGAGCCATcagaagcttttattttaaataacctCAAAAAATAGAattgcagagagcagagctgggggaggggaCTGGGGTGGGACCCCTGCCCAGCCGGTGGCTGTCCTGGTGTCTGATTCCCTTTGGGATGAAGCAATGGCAGCTCCCGGCGGTGTCTGCGGCCGAAGCTGCTCCCCAGACCGTGGATGCCCGGCTCTGTCACGCcgaggggacagggagaggccACCCAAACCCCAGCAAAGCGCCCCTGTGCCGCTGGAGCCTCCACAGCCCCACCAGCACGACTCTCCAGCGGCCACCCCAGCGTCAACCATCCCAAACCGCAATATTGAGTCCCGAAGCGCGCAGTTACCCAGAGCAAGCAGAAGCACAAGCTGCCCCCCATCCCCCCGGCACCGGAGGCGTCTCCGGGGCCCTTCTGgaagcagagctgagcccttCCAGGcccttttcctgcctgtttTCCCAGTGCGCTCCCAACTCCTCACgtggagctgccctggggaccCCGGGAGCTCACCCGCAGCAGGGCaggcccagcactgccaccccaGCCGTGTCCTCAGGGAATGCCAGTCCGGAACaggctggaaggttctggaacCCTCTTGTCCCAAGTCTGGCTCCAGTGGCTGCAGCTCCACCGTGCCCAGCCCTTCCTGGTGTGTGTGGCTGGAGCGCACACGCAGATCTGGGTCCAGCACTGTCTCCTCCAGCCCTTTgctggctgcccagggcagaagtGTGCCATGTCCCAGGCTGGCTGTGCACAGGAGTCCCAGTGCTGAATCCAGCTGGCGGTGGCACCTTGGCACTGAGCCCTCAGCTCTGTCCCTTTGGCTCTGTCCTTTGGCTCTGTCCCTTTGGCTCTGTCCCCTCGGTCTGTCCCTTGGCTCCGTCCCCTCGGCTCCATCTCCTCCAGGCTCCCTGTGTTTGAGCGCAGCAGCCGAGGGCCGGTCCTTGCCGGGGGTGTCCCGGTGGGGGCTCCGGTGCGGGGATCCCGGcagccggggcggggcgggggtcCTGGTGCGGGGGTGTCAGCGCGGGGGTCGTGGGCAGCGGGGCGGGTCCCGGGGCTCACAGGCAGCCGGGACACGGGGCCGGTTTCTCCTCGCCGCACTCCCGCTCGGGCGCTGCGGGCGCTCGCTTCTCCTCGAAGGCCCGAGCGCAGCCGCCGGCCTTGGCCCAGAGCTGCCCGCGGGGAGGCTCGGGAGGGCGGGGGGCCAGGCAGGCGGCGCAGCAGCACggcgggggcagccccggcgcCCGGGGGCTCGGGGCCCCCCCGGGGCACTTACAGGGGGGCACCGGGgcggcgccggggccggggggcggctCGTCCTGcatcagctgcaggaggatgtCGGCGGCGCCCGAGGGGCTGTCGGGGCGCGCGGGGGGCGCCCCGCGGGAGcagggcggcagcagcagcgcggGGGGCTCGGGGCCCTTGGCCAGCGGGTCCCCGGCGGCGCAGGGCGCGTTCAGGCCGGTGCCGTGGGTGCGGCGGTGCCGCAGCAGGTGCGCCTTCTGGCTGAAGCCCTTGCCGCAGTCGGCGCAGCGGAACGGCCGCTCCCCGGTGTGCGTCCGCAGGTGCACGGCCAGGTTCACCTTCTGCCGGAAGCGCTTCCCGCACTCGGCGCACGCGTGGGGCCGCTCGGCGCAGCCGTGGGGACACTCGGCGCACGCGTGGGGACACTCGGCGCACGCGTGGGGCTGCTCGGCGCAGCCGTGGGGCCGCTCGCGGCCGTGGGGCCGCTCGCAGGGGTGGGGGTGCTCGGCACAGGTGGGAGGATGCTCGGCGCAGCCGTGGGGACACTCGGCGCAGGCGTGGGGCTGCTCACACGCGTGGGGCCGCTTGGTGCAGGCGTGGGGCTGCTCACAGGGGTGGGGACATTCAGCGCAGGGGTGCGGCCGCTCGGTGCAGGGCAGAGGCCGCTCGGTGCAGGGCAGAGGCCGCTCGGTGCAGGGCAGAGGCCGCTCGGCACAGGGCAGCGGCCTCTCAGCACAGGGCAGCGGCCTCTCGGTGCAGGGCAGCGGCCGCTCCGTGCAGGGTAGAGGCCTCTCGGTGCAGGGCAGCGGCCGCTCGGTGCATGGCAGTGGCCTCTCAGCACAGGGCAGCGGCCTCTCggtgcagggctgtgtctgcCCACAGGCGTGGGGTCGCTCACAGGCGTGAGGATGCTCCACGCAGGCGTGGGGATGCTCCGTGCAGGCGTGAGGATGCTCCGTGCAGGCGTGGGGATGCTCCGTGCAGGCGCGGCGCTGCTCGGCGCAGGTGTGGAGCCGCTCGGCGCAGCCGTGGGGTCGCTCGGCGCAGCCGTGGGGACACTTGGCGCAGGCGTGCAGCTGCTCGGCGCAGGCGTGGGgccgctcgccgccgccgccgtggCCCGGCCGGAGCCCCCCGTGCTCCGCGCACGCCTCCCCGCAGAGCGCGCAGGGGAAGGGGCTCCCGGCGGGGTCCAGGGCGCCGGGGGCCGcgccgggggtcccggtgtgCACGCGCTGGTGCACCCGCAGGGACAGTTTGCTCTTGAAGCGCTTGGGGCACTCGAGGCAGGTGAAGGGCTGGCGGCCCAGGTGCGTCTTCTGGTGTGCCAGCAGGTTGGGCTTCTGCGCGAAGCGCTTCCCGCACTGGGCGCAGGCGAAGGGGCGCTCGCCCGTGTGCACCCGGTAGTGCGTCACCAGGTTGCCCTTCTGGTTGAAGCGGCGGCCGCAGACGCCGCAGGTGAAGGGCCGCTCacctgtgtggatgcgctggtgggTGGCCAGGTTGGTTTTGAGGCTGAAGCGCTTGCCGCAGGTGTCGCAGCGGAAGGGGCCGCGCCCGCCGGCGCCGTGCCCGTGCCGCGGCGGCCGCTCGCACTGCGCCAGGCCGCGCCCGCACTCGGGGCACGGCCAGGGCCGGCCCTCGCCCGCCCGCGCCGGGGGGGACCCGGGGGGCTGCTCGGCGCCCGGCTCggcgggggcagcgccggggcaCGGCTTGTGCCCCGCGTGGCTCTTCTGGTGGGCGACGAGGGCGAGCCAGAGCCCGAAGCTGTTCCCGCACTGATTGCAGATGAAGGGCTTTTCCGGGGACAGCACGGcctcccccggccccggctGCGCCCCCAGGGGCCCCAGGACGGGGGGGCCGGGGGCAAAGGGGGCGGCGGGCGCCTCGGGGGGCCGCAGCAGGGGCACCTTGGGGCAGAAGCCGTCGCCGCAGTGGGCGCAGGGGAAGGAGGGCTCacccggggccggggcggggaaGCCCTTCTCGGGGCACGGGAAGAGCTCAGAGCCCTCGGGGAGCTTCggggcgggcgggagcggggcgaACAGGGCGGGGTCctgcggggcgggcgcggggggcAGCAGGGCGGGCGCGGCCCCGAAGGGcgcggcgggggccgggccgcgcGCGGGGCAGCGGCGCTGGCGGGGCATGTGCGTCTTCTGGTGGGCCTTGAGGGACACCTTGTCCTTGAAGCACTTGTGGCACTGGGCGCAGGGGAAGGGGCGCAGGTCGGTGTGGGTGCTCTGGTGCGTGACCAGGTTGGTTTTCTGGGTGAAGCGCTTGCCACACTGGGCGCAGGCGAAGGGCCGCTCACCTGTGTGCACCCGGTAGTGCGTCACCAGGTTGGTTTTCTGGTTGAAGCTGCGGCCGCACAGGAAGCAGGAGAAGGGCCGCTCGCCcgtgtggatgcgccggtgcgtGATGAGGTTGGGCTTCTGCCGGAAGCTCTTCCCGCACTCGGGGCACACGAAGGGCGCGTCCTCGGGGCAGCCCCGCGCCGGCGCCCGCGCCCGCGCCTTGCCCTCCTCGGGGTGGGCGCCGTGGATGCGCTGGTGCGCCAGCAGGTTGGCCTTCTGCGAGAAGCTCTTGCCGCACTGGGCGCAGGGGAAGGGCCGCTCGCCCGTGTGCACGCGCCGGTGCGTCAGCAGGTTGGGCCGCTGGCTGAAGCTCTTGCCGCAGTCCCCGCAGCGGAACGGcttctccccggtgtggatgcgctcGTGCGTCACCAGGCTCTGCTTCTGCCGGAAGCCCTTCCCGCACTGGGCGCAGCGGAACGGGCCCGGGACGCCCCCCTGGGCCCCCCAGCAGCCGGCACGGGGGGCAGGGGGATCCCGGGGGGGCTCGGGGCCGCGCTGCCCGCCGGGGAACCAGCGGCCGGAGCTGCCGCCCGCGGCCGGAAACAGCTCCAGGGAGCCGGCGCCAATCCCGGGCTTCTCCTCGGGTTCCACCTTGCTCACCCGCCCGGGCTCCACTGCACCGGAGAGATCCCGGTGTTATCCCGGCTCCCGGAGCACCCCAGGCTGGCCCGAGCGGGGAGGACCCGGGCCCAGCCCCCCCTTTCCCTGTGGGACCCTCACTCCTGAACCATGGggacctgggacaccccaaaggGCCTCCAGTCCCCAAGCCTCTCCTGGCGTGTGACACTCCAAACCCCCCATTTGTGACATCCAGGTCCAAAATGGTCCAAACTGGCTCAAAATGGCAAAAACTAGCCTAAAATGGCCAAAACTGGCTCTCAAAACTAGCCCCCAATAGCCGTGAACTGGCTCAGAATTGCCATAAACTGGTCATAAACGGCTGTGAACTGGCACGGGAGGGCCCCAAAATGGCTGAAAACTGTcccaaaatggctgaaaaagACCTTTAAACTGGCCCTAAGTGGCTCAGAACAGCCCCCAGCTGGCTTCAGAAAGTTCTAAACTGGCTCAGAACGCCCCAGAAGAATCCCAGCCCATGTTTCCCTGAGCCCCCAGTCCCACAGATCCGGACTCACcagtgcaggggctgcccagggcctTGGACTCCTCCGGGCCCGTCCGCGCGGCTCCGAACGGCTCCTCCGGCGGCTTCATCCCGAACAAACCCCCCGGCTTAAAGAAGCGGTAccctggggggacacggggcaccGCCGTCGGGACCACCGGAGAGCTGGCACGGAGCTGCTCCCGGGAGAACCGGGCTCTGGCACCGGGGATGGAGCCGCCCCTCGAGAGCCAGGCTCCGGGTGagcccatcccagctctggcttCTCCCGCAGCCTCTCCCATCCCCGGGAATCCCCAGAACGCTTTCATCATCCCAGTTCAAAGTCCCCACAAAAATGCAGCGGGCTTTGGGCAGAGGATTCCACCCCAGGGCGTCCCCCTCACCTGTGCAGGGATCCGAGGGGATCTCGGCGCCGACGGCATCCAGCTGGGATCCGGCCCGCGGCGCCGGGCTCAGCCGCGAGTACGGCAGCAGATCCAGGGCGTGGgcgggctggggagggggcagcagctcaggggcattttggggccatttggggcattttgggatGTCTGAGGACCTTGCCCTGGGTTTGGCCACAGGCCAAGGACAGGGATCATGCCCCTATTCCTCCATCCCAAATATGAGATTCCTTGTTCCAGGATGGATcccacatccctgctccccaaACCAGACCCCTGCTCCCCCAAATGAcatccccacccccccaaaccAGACCCCTGCTCCCCCAAATGAcatccccacccccccaaaccAAATCCCTGCTCCCCCAAATGAcatccccacccccccaaaccAGACCCCTGCTCCCCCAAATGAcatccccacccccccaaaccAGACCCCTGCTCCCCCAAATCAcatccccacccccccaaaccAAATCCCTGCTTCCCCAGCAGATCCCTGCTTCCCAAACAAGATCCTTGTTCCCCTAAAACAGATGCcccaccctgctcctccagACCAGACCCCTGACCCCCAaacccgtgtccctgtcccccccatccccactgCCCACCCCCAAACCAGCTCCTTTCCTGCACCGAGGCAGGAACCTTTCCCGAGGAGCCAGGCCCGCTTTTCGGGGGACGCTGAACCCCCCAAGCCCCCCGTGCCCTCCCGCATCCCTCTCGTGTCCCCAAGTCCCCGGAGCCCGGCGGAGGCAGAGCCGGGGGGGTGCGCCCCCCCCGCGCTGGGGGACTTCCCAATGCGCGGATTTCCCGGAAAAACTCTCGGGGGGGCTCAGGAAAAATCCATCGGAAAAGCCCCGGCCGCGGGAATCCCCCCGGAGATCCCCCCGGGGGTGGCGGGGCGGGGATCCCCCGGAGCTCCCCCGGGATCCCCCCGTACCTGGGGCGCTCCCCCCGCCGACATCGCTGCCCCGGGCCGCTCCCGGCCGCTCCGGGCTCCTCGAGCGCTCCTTCCCGGCCTTTTCCCGGCCTTTTCCCGGTCTCCTTCCGCCTCCGAGTCCCTCAAATGGCCGCGGCGGGTCCTGGGAGAGCGGGAGAGGCGGAATGTGAGCGGgagggggagcggggccgggagggcagcgggaaccgggaaccgggaaccgggaaccgggccgggagcgcggcGGCCCCGCAGCGGCTCCGGCGGCCTCGGCGCcccgtcctcctcctcctcctcctcctcctccccccggAATTTGGGGTGCGGAAGGcgccgagcggggccggatcCGGCTGTGAACGGCAGAGCCGGGGAGCGCTGGGAGTTGTAGTTCGGGATGGGACGGGATGGGACGGGACGGGTTCgatgggatgggacgggatGGGACGGGATGGGACGGGGCTGTAgatgggatgggacgggatGGGACGGGATAGGACGGGATAggacgggatgggatgggatgggacgggatgggatgggatgggttcgatgggatgggatgggacgggatgggatgggttcGATGGGATGGGTTCgatgggatgggacgggacgggacggggctgtagatgggatgggatgagttCGATGGGATGGGTTCGATGGGATGGATTCGATGGGATGTATTCGATGGGATGGATTCGATGGGAGCGAGCgggagcagggaatggcccCGGCACGGCATCCGCCTGGCCAGCCGGGAACAGCCCCGCAAGTCGGGAATAGTCACGGAATTTGGGAATAGCCCCAGGAGCCGGGAATAGCCCCGGAATTTGGGAATAGCCCCGGTacagcagcacctggagaaCCGGGAACAGCCCCGGGAGCCGGGAACAGCCCCACGAGCCGGGAATAGCCCGGGAATTTGGAAATAGTCCCGGAATTTGGGAATAGCCCCGGTACAGCAGGACCTGGAGAACGGGGAATAGCCACGGGAGCCGGGAACAGCCCTGGGAGTTTGGGAATAGTCCCAATTTGGGACTTTGGAATTTGGGAATAgccagggaatttgggaatagTCCCGGAATTTGGGAATAGCCCCAGGAGCCGGGAATAGTCCCGGAATTTGGGAATAGCCCCGGTacagcagcacctggagaaCCGGGAATAGCCCCAGGAGCCGGGAACAGCCCTGGGTGTCGGGAATAGCCCCGGGATCCGGGAACAGGCCCGGTACAGGAGCGCCTGGAGAACCGGGAATAACCCCGGGAGCCGAAAACAGCCCTGGGAGTTGGGAACAGCCCCGGGAGTTGGGAACAGCCCCGGGAGTTGGGAATAGCCCCGGGAGTTGGGAACAGCCCCGGGAGTTGGGAATAGCCCCGGGAGTTGGGAATAGCCCCGGGAGTTGGGAATAGCCCCGGGAGCCGGGAACAGCCCCGGGAGCCGGGAACAGCCCCGGGAGCTGAAAACAGCCCCGGGAGTTGGGAACAGCCCCGGGAGTTTGGAACAGCCCCGGGAGTTgggaacagccccaggagccGGGAACAGCCCCGGGAGTTGAGCCGGGAACAGCCCCGGGAGTTGGGAATAGCCCCGGGAGTTTGGAATAGCCCCGGGAGCCGAGAAGAGCCCCGGTACAGCCCCGCCTCGGTCAGGAACAGCCCCGGGGCTCGGGAGGAGCCCTGGCCGGAATCGCCTCATCAGCCGGGAACTGCCCCGGGGCCACCGGGCCGGGCTCCCCGGGGCTCGGGGATCCCGGGGCTCGGGGATCCCGGCTGTCCCGGTACCGGCCGTGCCTCGGGGGGCTCGCGGTGACCCCCGTGCGCCCCAGCACCGGCTCCTGCGGAACCCCGGACCCGCCGCCGCCACGGGGGTCCCCCGGTAGACTCCGACAGTTCCTGACACCCCCAGCACAACCCGAGAcccccccccgagccccccgtgTCACCCTGAGCCCCCCCCGGGCCCACCCGGGACCCTCCCGGGGAAACTCACGGGCGGCCGCTGCCCCGCGCCGCGGTGACGTCACGCGCTCGGTGACGTCAGCGCGCTCGGTGACGTCACCGTGTCAGCCACGGCCCCGTCCGGCCGCGCCCCGTTCCGGGTCGGGGGGCGGGGCCCCGGTAcagcgccccctggcggcggcGCGGGACAGCGCAGGCGCGGGGGTGGGAGGGGCCGGAGAGACCCCGccctcccagtatggcccagtgtccccccagtaCGGCCCCAGTGTCCCCCCGGTGTGCCTTGGTGTGCCCCGGTacagccccagtgtccccagtgtccccccagtgtcccccccaGTGTGCCTTGGTGTgccccagtacagccccagtgtccccccactgtccccccagTGTGCCCTGGTGTGCCCCGGTacagccccagtgtccccccagtgtgCCTTGGTGTGCCCCGGTacagccccagtgtccccggtgtcccctcactgtcccttaGTGTCCTCCAGTACGGCCCCAGCGTCCCCCGGTGCCCGCAGTGTCCCCCCACTGTCCCTTAGTGtaccccagtacagccccagtgcccccagtgtccccacagtgCTCCCCAGTGTCCCGCTCCGGAGCACATCCCGGGGAGCAGAGCTCATTCCCGGCTGTTCCGGGGGACCGGAGTCATTCCCGGGGGACAGGAGCCCGTGCCCGGCATCAGGAGCCCGTTCCTACGGGCAGGAGCCCGTTCCTACGGGCAGGATGTCATTCCCGGCGGGGCGTGACAACACTGCGGGGGCAGGAGCCATTCCCGGGGGACTGCAGCCCATTCCCGGGGGACAGGAGCCATTCCCGGGGGACAGGAGCCATTCCCGGGGGTCAGGAGCCATTCCCGGGGGACTGCAGCCCATTCCCGGGCAACAGGAGCCCATTCCCGGGGGACAGGAGCCATTCCCGGGGGACAGGAGCCATTCCCGGAGGTTTGCAGCCCATTCCCGGGGGACTGCCGCCCATTCCCGGGCCAGGCGCCGTTGCGGGGCTGCAGGgcgctcccggtgctcccggtgctgccggcgctcccggcgctcccggtgctcccggtgctcccggcgctcccggcgctcccggcgctcccggcgctcccggtgctcccggtgctcccggagGGCACTCCCGGCATCCCGTGACGCCGTTCCCGGGGTCTCTCCCGGTCCCATCCCGGCCCCTCCTCCCGCGCCCCgcggggtggggtggggggggcacCCGCGGGGCCGTCCCGGGGGCGGATTTGGGGGCAGATCCCAGGAAATCGGCTGATGCCAGCCCGACGCCAGCGGCCCGCGGATCCGTGAGGCCGTTCCCGGCGGGATGAGGCTGCCGGTGGCCCTGTGGCTGCCGCTGGCCCTGGCGGTggccgcggcggccgcggggcagtCCCCGCTGCAGCGGCGCGTGGTGCGGGACGTGCTGGAATATTTCCACGCGCGCAGCAACGTGCATTTCCTCTTCAAGGAGCGGGAGCTGGACGGGGTCACCGAGCGGGTGAGTAACGGGACCCGGCACCGGGAGTGCCCCTCGGGCTCCGGGATGGCCGCGGAACGGGGAGGGGCGCGGGCAGGGGCTGGGGTCccggggatggggagggggcagcgccgggAGGGGATCAGCGGGACCGGGAGTGGCGttgggatctgggatttggggttcaggatGGCCGCGGGAACGGGGGGGTCAGGGTGGGTGTCCTGGAGGGGACGGGGGTGCGCGGGAGCAGCGGGATTCGGGATTGGGACTCGGGGTTCGGGATCCGGGGTGACCATGGGACTGGGGAGGGGATTGGGGTGTCCCGGAGGGAATGGAGATGGACAGGATCATCGAGCGGGTGTGTTGgcatttgggatttggggttcaggaCTGGGATCCGGGATGGccacagggatgggaagggGCTCGGGTGTCCCAAAGGGAATAGGCGGGtgcgggggtgtcccggggcgCTCCGGGACCGGCCCTGCTGGCCGGGCTGAGCTCGGTTATCCATTAACGGATCCGAGCTGATCCCGGTGCCCCCAGAGCCGGGTCCATCCCGGGGTGCCCCTGGACACTGTCCCGGCCTGGGAAGGGCCAGGACTCCAGGGACCCCACTTGGGGCCACGTGCCCGTCCTG belongs to Taeniopygia guttata chromosome 2, bTaeGut7.mat, whole genome shotgun sequence and includes:
- the LOC115494072 gene encoding uncharacterized protein translates to MEAPGCTGSAWLVVPKAEVTPEDGGDDPGDPELHDSGPWLVRKVKVEEEDEAEAWAAAVGAGAPLATPPPGAFPPDPAGTPGRGGGCKAEEPCPEELGYGVLPAWEPGPRLDGLGLAFGLGLGAGTGSGTSPGPAGHGRCPQPGPRPFCCPQCGKAFGKKAHLTRHLRVHTGERPFPCPHCGRRFRQRIHLRSHLRTHTGERPYPCPRCARRFRKKTHLDRHLRTHTGERPHPCPRCARRFAHRQHLLRHLRLHGEPAPAHGHGHGDGHGDGHGDGHAEEKPLPCPGCEIGLAWKQNPASELGPPAGAAPGAGNGHVEERRDAGGEGPAEELLLICPQCGTSRAWKQNAAPQPWQPLENRTLGCAQDPQPPLQPPREPGAHDPQHPSEVPTAECPFMQDPQLLSQVPGANCTLGCAQDPPPLPQVPGAQDHQHRPQTPGANSGQGCAQDPQDPPQVPGAQRPFACPQCGRGFGRKAHLARHLLVHSGTRPHACARCGRRFSSKTNLARHQAVHTGLRPHRCARCGRGFTRKTHLERHERTHGTGTGTGTGTGTGAAGTGTATAASGTGITGAQLNWPEPPTLLPLRRSLAAAGLCQAQAELHEGPRRILLRERERERGWQGVPGPDPPEGSPPPDPMVTPDPEPRVPIPNPAAPAHPRPLQDTHPDPPVPAAILNPKSQIPTPLPVPLIPSRRCPLPIPGTPAPARAPPRSAAIPEPEGHSRCRVPLLTRSVTPSSSRSLKRKCTLLRAWKYSSTSRTTRRCSGDCPAAAAATARASGSHRATGSLIPPGTASRIRGPLPRPIPSHPVPSHRTRPVPSRPIPNYNSQRSPALPFTAGSGPARRLPHPKFRGEEEEEEEEDGAPRPPEPLRGRRAPGPVPGSRFPVPAALPAPLPLPLTFRLSRSPRTRRGHLRDSEAEGDREKAGKRPGRSARGARSGRERPGAAMSAGGAPQPAHALDLLPYSRLSPAPRAGSQLDAVGAEIPSDPCTGYRFFKPGGLFGMKPPEEPFGAARTGPEESKALGSPCTVEPGRVSKVEPEEKPGIGAGSLELFPAAGGSSGRWFPGGQRGPEPPRDPPAPRAGCWGAQGGVPGPFRCAQCGKGFRQKQSLVTHERIHTGEKPFRCGDCGKSFSQRPNLLTHRRVHTGERPFPCAQCGKSFSQKANLLAHQRIHGAHPEEGKARARAPARGCPEDAPFVCPECGKSFRQKPNLITHRRIHTGERPFSCFLCGRSFNQKTNLVTHYRVHTGERPFACAQCGKRFTQKTNLVTHQSTHTDLRPFPCAQCHKCFKDKVSLKAHQKTHMPRQRRCPARGPAPAAPFGAAPALLPPAPAPQDPALFAPLPPAPKLPEGSELFPCPEKGFPAPAPGEPSFPCAHCGDGFCPKVPLLRPPEAPAAPFAPGPPVLGPLGAQPGPGEAVLSPEKPFICNQCGNSFGLWLALVAHQKSHAGHKPCPGAAPAEPGAEQPPGSPPARAGEGRPWPCPECGRGLAQCERPPRHGHGAGGRGPFRCDTCGKRFSLKTNLATHQRIHTGERPFTCGVCGRRFNQKGNLVTHYRVHTGERPFACAQCGKRFAQKPNLLAHQKTHLGRQPFTCLECPKRFKSKLSLRVHQRVHTGTPGAAPGALDPAGSPFPCALCGEACAEHGGLRPGHGGGGERPHACAEQLHACAKCPHGCAERPHGCAERLHTCAEQRRACTEHPHACTEHPHACTEHPHACVEHPHACERPHACGQTQPCTERPLPCAERPLPCTERPLPCTERPLPCTERPLPCTERPLPCAERPLPCAERPLPCTERPLPCTERPLPCTERPHPCAECPHPCEQPHACTKRPHACEQPHACAECPHGCAEHPPTCAEHPHPCERPHGRERPHGCAEQPHACAECPHACAECPHGCAERPHACAECGKRFRQKVNLAVHLRTHTGERPFRCADCGKGFSQKAHLLRHRRTHGTGLNAPCAAGDPLAKGPEPPALLLPPCSRGAPPARPDSPSGAADILLQLMQDEPPPGPGAAPVPPCKCPGGAPSPRAPGLPPPCCCAACLAPRPPEPPRGQLWAKAGGCARAFEEKRAPAAPERECGEEKPAPCPGCL